In Solea senegalensis isolate Sse05_10M linkage group LG6, IFAPA_SoseM_1, whole genome shotgun sequence, one genomic interval encodes:
- the LOC122770568 gene encoding uncharacterized protein LOC122770568 has product MAKDASEYVTSLSKLVSSSLFFQHFSHTTEFLSYLILCVAKMPFIPPVTIARSVSGLTGKERAVSSSSSTPTLDKTRDRREDRGSSVKERLTLNLKQLGKKSQARSHLTTGAEVQAKRKDRLLPSSQTDSFPASISGESLSKTQQSKQGSQSFVKSESEVKRRSRHEEAAHFTLTLTPEAVLLLQRRNSERRQRSAARNAESAATAAPGNATDSRRRRENVCKRHQTAAQKQSTPNSRAAVRNTSVAELGDISSFLKISLLNEQHKYDDVEYEEEGDCGVDERVVLKCTEWLRGLENTPVTGGKSLIKSAHGVNSF; this is encoded by the coding sequence ATGGCCAAGGATGCCTCAGAGTATGTCACTTCCCTCAGTAAATTGGTTTCCTCTTCTTTGTTCTTCCAGCATTTTAGCCACACAACTGAATTCCTGTCCTACCTGATACTGTGTGTTGCCAAAATGCCGTTCATACCACCTGTGACGATTGCACGCTCTGTGTCTGGACTGACAGGGAAGGAGAGAGCTGTCAGCAGCTCTTCATCTACTCCTACTTTGGACAAGACGAGGGACCGAAGAGAAGACAGAGGCAGCTCAGTGAAGGAGAGACTGACTTTGAACCTTAAACAGCTGGGGAAAAAGAGCCAAGCCAGGAGTCACCTGACAACGGGAGCAGAGGTGCAGGCAAAGAGAAAGGACAGATTGTTGCCCTCATCACAAACTGACAGCTTCCCTGCATCCATCTCAGGGGAGTCTCTGTCCAAGACACAGCAGTCGAAACAAGGGAGCCAGAGTTTTGTGAAGAGTGAATCAGAGGTGAAGAGAAGGAGCAGACATGAGGAGGCGGCCCATTTCACCCTGACACTCACACCTGAggctgttctgctgctgcagcgcaGGAACAGTGAGAGACGTCAGCGTTCAGCAGCCAGAAATGCTGAAAGTGCTGCGACTGCTGCTCCTGGAAATGCCACAGATTCCAGACGCAGAAGGGAAAACGTTTGTAAAAGGCATCAAACGGCAGCGCAGAAACAAAGCACGCccaacagcagagcagctgtgAGAAACACCAGTGTGGCTGAACTGGGAGACATAAGCTCATTTCTGAAAATCTCACTCCTGAACGAGCAACACAAGTATGATGATGTGGAGTATGAGGAAGAAGGGGACTGTGGTGTGGATGAGCGCGTGGTTTTGAAATGTACCGAGTGGCTCCGTGGGCTGGAGAACACGCCAGTGACAGGGGGGAAGAGCTTGATTAAGAGTGCACATGGTGTGAATAGTTTCTGA
- the LOC122771536 gene encoding lipopolysaccharide-induced tumor necrosis factor-alpha factor homolog codes for MQQMETLSKADEAFPTPPPYFLPDECQTNVKIYHIHSPFSPPPPPPPSFSFSPGEGHFNQTHLPVPVSAPPLSTPRPKFVSYEVELHHSPGLTSCPSCQTQVTTQVSYKVGTHAWLMCLVFVLCGLVLGCCLIPFFVNHFKDAHHSCPRCGRVLHVHKKTCCD; via the exons ATGCAACAAATGGAGACATTATCAAAAGCAGATGAGGCATTTCCTACACCTCCACCTTACTTCTTACCAG atGAGTGTCAAACAAATGTGAAGATCTACCACATCCATTCACCCTTCagtcctccaccaccaccacctccttctttctccttttccccAGGAGAAGGCCACTTCAATCAGACTCACTTGCCTGTTCCAG TGTCTGCCCCACCTCTATCCACCCCTAGGCCAAAGTTTGTGAGCTATGAGGTAGAACTGCATCATTCTCCGGGCCTGACCAGCTGCCCCTCCTGTCAGACACAGGTCACCACGCAGGTCTCCTACAAAGTAGGGACACACGCGTGGCTcatgtgtcttgtgtttgtgctgtgcgG GTTGGTGTTGGGATGCTGCTTGATTCCATTTTTTGTGAACCACTTCAAGGATGCCCATCACTCTTGTCCTCGCTGTGGACGGGTTCTCCACGTGCACAAGAAGACGTGCTGTGACTGA
- the arpc1a gene encoding actin-related protein 2/3 complex subunit 1A isoform X1: MSLHQFLLEPITCHAWNRDKTQIAISPNNHEVHIFKKSGNQWVKTHELKEHNGHITGIDWAPKSDRIVTCGADRNAYVWSQKEGVWKPTLVILRINRAATFVKWSPLENKFAVGSGARLISVCYFESENDWWVSKHIKKPIRSTILSLDWHPNNILLAAGSCDFKCRVFSAYIKEVEEKPGPTPWGSKMPFGAVLAEFGGAGGGGWVHSVSFSASGNRLAWVSHDSTVTVVDSSKTARVFVFSPLQLKTEFLPLLSVMFVSENSLVAAGHDCCPMLFRCDDGGTLTFVSKLDLPKQSIQRNISAMERFRNMDKRATTEDRNTALDTLHQNSITQVSIYEGDKRDCRKFCTTGIDGAMTIWDFKSLEASIQGLRIM; this comes from the exons ATGTCCCTTCATCAGTTTCTGCTGGAGCCCATCACCTGCCACGCATGGAACCGCGACAAGACAC AAATTGCCATCAGTCCTAATAACCATGAAGTTCATATCTTCAAGAAGAGTGGAAATCAGTGGGTCAAGACCCATGAACTGAAGGAGCACAATGGACACATAACAG GTATTGACTGGGCTCCCAAAAGTGACCGTATAGTGACATGTGGAGCTGACCGTAATGCCTATGTGTGGTCCCAGAAGGAGGGTGTATGGAAACCCACACTGGTCATCCTCAGGATTAACCGAGCTGCCACCTTCGTCAAGTGGTCTCCTCTGGAGAATAAATTTGCCGTCGGCAGTGGGGCTCGACTCATCTCTGTCTGCTACTTTGAGTCTGAGAACGATTG GTGGGTGAGCAAGCACATCAAGAAGCCAATCCGCTCCACCATTCTCAGTCTGGACTGGCATCCCAACAATATCCTGCTTGCTGCTGGATCCTGTGACTTCAAATGCAG GGTGTTCTCAGCCTACATTAAAGAGGTGGAAGAGAAACCAGGCCCCACACCCTGGGGCAGCAAGATGCCATTTGGGGCTGTGTTAGCAGAATTTGGAGGAGCTG GTGGAGGAGGTTGGGTccactctgtctctttctcagcTTCTGGTAACCGCCTGGCCTGGGTCAGCCATGACAGCACTGTCACTGTGGTGGACAGCTCTAAGACTGCCAG agtgtttgtgtttagtccTTTACAGCTGAAGACGGAGttccttcctctcctcagtgtcatgtttgtttcagAGAACAGTCTAGTAGCTGCG GGCCACGACTGCTGCCCAATGCTGTTCCGTTGTGACGATGGTGGAACGCTGACGTTCGTCTCAAAGCTCGACCTCCCCAAGCAGAGTATCCAGAGGAACATCTCTGCCATGGAGCGCTTCAGGAACATGGACAAGAGAGCCACCACTGAAGACCGTAACACTGCCCTGGACACACTGCACCAGAACAGCATCAC CCAAGTGTCTATCTATGAGGGTGACAAAAGGGACTGTCGTAAGTTCTGCACCACAGGCATTGATGGAGCAATGACCATTTGGGACTTCAAG AGTCTAGAAGCTTCTATCCAGGGTCTCCGCATCATGTGA
- the arpc1a gene encoding actin-related protein 2/3 complex subunit 1A isoform X2 codes for MSLHQFLLEPITCHAWNRDKTQIAISPNNHEVHIFKKSGNQWVKTHELKEHNGHITGIDWAPKSDRIVTCGADRNAYVWSQKEGVWKPTLVILRINRAATFVKWSPLENKFAVGSGARLISVCYFESENDWWVSKHIKKPIRSTILSLDWHPNNILLAAGSCDFKCRVFSAYIKEVEEKPGPTPWGSKMPFGAVLAEFGGAGGGGWVHSVSFSASGNRLAWVSHDSTVTVVDSSKTASPLQLKTEFLPLLSVMFVSENSLVAAGHDCCPMLFRCDDGGTLTFVSKLDLPKQSIQRNISAMERFRNMDKRATTEDRNTALDTLHQNSITQVSIYEGDKRDCRKFCTTGIDGAMTIWDFKSLEASIQGLRIM; via the exons ATGTCCCTTCATCAGTTTCTGCTGGAGCCCATCACCTGCCACGCATGGAACCGCGACAAGACAC AAATTGCCATCAGTCCTAATAACCATGAAGTTCATATCTTCAAGAAGAGTGGAAATCAGTGGGTCAAGACCCATGAACTGAAGGAGCACAATGGACACATAACAG GTATTGACTGGGCTCCCAAAAGTGACCGTATAGTGACATGTGGAGCTGACCGTAATGCCTATGTGTGGTCCCAGAAGGAGGGTGTATGGAAACCCACACTGGTCATCCTCAGGATTAACCGAGCTGCCACCTTCGTCAAGTGGTCTCCTCTGGAGAATAAATTTGCCGTCGGCAGTGGGGCTCGACTCATCTCTGTCTGCTACTTTGAGTCTGAGAACGATTG GTGGGTGAGCAAGCACATCAAGAAGCCAATCCGCTCCACCATTCTCAGTCTGGACTGGCATCCCAACAATATCCTGCTTGCTGCTGGATCCTGTGACTTCAAATGCAG GGTGTTCTCAGCCTACATTAAAGAGGTGGAAGAGAAACCAGGCCCCACACCCTGGGGCAGCAAGATGCCATTTGGGGCTGTGTTAGCAGAATTTGGAGGAGCTG GTGGAGGAGGTTGGGTccactctgtctctttctcagcTTCTGGTAACCGCCTGGCCTGGGTCAGCCATGACAGCACTGTCACTGTGGTGGACAGCTCTAAGACTGCCAG tccTTTACAGCTGAAGACGGAGttccttcctctcctcagtgtcatgtttgtttcagAGAACAGTCTAGTAGCTGCG GGCCACGACTGCTGCCCAATGCTGTTCCGTTGTGACGATGGTGGAACGCTGACGTTCGTCTCAAAGCTCGACCTCCCCAAGCAGAGTATCCAGAGGAACATCTCTGCCATGGAGCGCTTCAGGAACATGGACAAGAGAGCCACCACTGAAGACCGTAACACTGCCCTGGACACACTGCACCAGAACAGCATCAC CCAAGTGTCTATCTATGAGGGTGACAAAAGGGACTGTCGTAAGTTCTGCACCACAGGCATTGATGGAGCAATGACCATTTGGGACTTCAAG AGTCTAGAAGCTTCTATCCAGGGTCTCCGCATCATGTGA